The genomic window attgtTTTGAGCAAAGAATAACAtattaaattcgaaaaaaaaattttttcaggcaaaaaaaaaacacgtgtttcattattttgaccaaagaacaacatattgaaatttcatcgaaatcaaaaatcatgtcctgcccggaccgggtgtcttgaaatggaatgagccctaaatatttgcaaaagaaagtCTTACTACATAGATATAATGAAATCCAAAAAACAAGAAGATGAAAAAgttttaagtacttcctttatataaatggaccaaaaggaACGAAAAATGTCATCTTAAACAAAGATATAATCTTGTTAAACTTAGATATTCAAATTTTGACATAACCTCTGTGAAAATATTTATGAGGAACTATAAAGCCCACATTTCCGAACTTAGGTAAACATTTGCTTAAAGACCAGCCCCTATCACATTATACGATAAGTGACTGAAAAGACAACTATGCAACTGTCgaactttttctaaaaattataagttATGGATCAAACGAGTGCTCGTTGTCGCTAGTTTACGTATGTCATTAATCCCATCCACCATTGCCAAGCTATTGTGATTTAGGGCCTCATTCtttattacgaaacgaacgtacGTTTCTTCTCAGAGAccaatcgctagtgtatttgcactacgTTATACGATGGCAACATATTATTTGACACTTGCTTTCGCTTTCTTGTTTGACaaaaagtaagaaacgtaaaggccgaacgaaaatgatagagaataccattgctaggcgAAATAGTTTGGAGGCGAATTGATCGTCTGAGCTATCGGTCGCAATACATAATCAAACccttaaaaaatgagtttcgatcgcGAATCGTAATACGTAACAcagatgtaattcaaaatttttatttgttgggaaaatacaaagttttattttttcatagttTCGTTACAAAAATGAAATTCAAAGACCACTGGACCGGCCATCTTTGCCGCAAGGAGTATTCTATGTATGTGAACATAATCTTAACAGTTGGCTGTCTTAAAATCTCGATATATAAACATTTTgaattacatcagtttacaataaaacgggCGATGTGTTTTCTTAAGGAGACATTCTTCGTTTCTtttggttgttgttattgttgtagtgataaagacacttcccgaaggttttagggagtgttatcgatgttgatgatcctttaccggatatagatccggcacgttcgggtaacaagcaccattaaggcaatagcccgaccatctcgggcacGATTGAATATGACCAcactgaaccttctaggccatcccgctcttCATCCCCTAAGAAAAAATATTCGCAACGGATATGCGAGGTTGACAATCGGGTTGAGAAGCCATAAATTGCGCCGGCAACCCCATCAGTCATCATCAGGAattgttgaatgcaatatgtcgacatATTCCTGATGAtgcttcagactgaagtcgaaatatcgacaaattaaataatataattgtatatcaaaaattcacgtactgtgttttattaagaatatacaattaTTTGGCCTAGAactcgtttttatttaaaaaattttttttttatttaattgaaaaaaaattttcaaaaataaaaatttttttttatcaattttatttatataacaaaaaaatgtaagaaaatgatttttaagtattcttttctttatatattatggtaatctacgattaaaataaccaggattaatgactgacacagtaaacatgtaagttttttaaaaataatgtaacaaattatgaatttattttctttatttatttattaaaaatcattttcttacatttttttgttatataaataaaattgataaaaaaaaatttaatttttgcaaatttttttttcaattaaataaaaaaaaatataaaaaatcggcccactccgggattagtggggatgattgcagaattgattgaagttttttatgagaaaaaaaaatggcgcaattcgaaaaatctcgaaaaactgaaaatttaaaaaaaaaaaaactaaaattttttttgtattttttccgaaaagtacatttaaaaacaaattaaaaaaaaaacagatcccaaacggtcaatttttgaaaaagttatagcatctgaaaaacgtctttcttaagctagaaaaagaagaaaaactttcagccaattctaaaggggtggggttcaaaattggtcgaaatgggatggaatgtCCCATATATAGTCCGGTCAAAAAAACATTCGAAGTTACATAAATTCCCAACAAGCTGAAAGTGAGTAAAACTACTCAGGCTGTGATTAAAAATAATGTTCATTATTACGGtacatgaaaaaaaattatacgaGGTCAAAGGTCAATAAAATGGATTTTACGCGATTTTTTTCAAAACGGTAAGTTTTATCGCAAAAATGTTTATACAAAAATTTTGGATCATCAAATTAttgacgattttttttttcaaagttaccATTTCTGTTATATATCGTTTAAAACAGTTGCTACCAaggtcaataaaatatatattcggccgttttttctttattttttccgacaaatgaaaattttgtttttagtttaaaaattttgtgcataaatttATACGAGGTCAAAGGTCAATAAAATGGattttacgcaattttttttttcaaaacggtAAGTTTTATCGCAAAAATGTTTATACAAAAATTTTGGATCATCAAATTatcgacaatttttttttttcaagtcacCATTTCTGTTATACATCGATTAAAACAGTTGCTAACAAGGTCAATAAAACGGattttcggccgttttttctttattttttgcgacgaataaaaattttgtttttagtttcaaaattttgtgcataaaaatataactaaaatcaactttcttgtgaaaaagtgaaccattagagaccgaaataattttcgcatcttatttgaattgtttttgttgttaaaattattaacgtaaaaataaaatttaaaacataaacaaaaacatgtccaACTCACTCatttttggggaatagtggtaTCGCTTTCTCATGgtataaattgtttttgtattttgaagttacgataaagtttcgtcagtttttctagcttggattccgagacaaaataaagtagtatcatatatgtaggtatgatactgttacgaatattaggaacactaaggggtattgccatctctaagccgatgctaaacagtgatttgtatgcacatcaataattcaatcatttgccgtctttcagtgagttttacagctccggctcacgctcaattctcacgggaatgctatggatcttgagagacttgagaaccagatgtcgtgaaattttcgcacacgtgaaatgtgataggcagatgtcgccgctgtttttcatttaactcatacggcgaaaggctaagcagcgacatctatttttgaaaaagtaggtatattaaaggccgcgttgccaacctaaaaagaagtaattaacaaattatctggctcaaaaattgaaccagacttctatctggatttatctggctcaaatcgttgttgttgcaaactcactgaaagacggcaattatgtctacacacatgtccatacgagcagcaaCGCAacgagaagcaacgcacaaacacatgcatatattttatctaaggtgctcacaagagagggcaataatttgtacaagtattactcaaatgagaagttataaacgtagttgtggctggtgattttgtagctgataactaactagtaagttctggaatggaaaatcctagaagtatgcaacgagaaatcaaaaagtataaaaggcgcgacagtagaggcgcaaaaagtcagtttcattgaagctatcaatcagtttcgattaagcacgctatctgtcgggcaatagtagagttatatattgtgaagtacttgaataaaggccattttgcattattaaatattggagttatttattcaacagtttagtgattcgaacttagcagaaggttgcaaataagaggatttgcagtaaattcgttacaattggtgtccgAAGGggcattgttgaataaattccgaaaattgggaatacaacttggacatggcaaagttgggtgaattgacgatccagcaactgtaGAAGTTGGaattccgtggattggctacttttggtgataaatcccagctacaaacacgactaagtgtagctatggtatttgaaggaatcatcaatgctgaggagtatgtctttcattatgatagcgacaaaacaacaacaaaaatggaagaaaaaaaacgaaacaccgcagacagtgacgaacacaatatctgtacaaacatcgacaatagcATCTCAGCTGTAGTCACagaaggcacgcatttcagaaatggcgtcagaaatgtttttaaaaacatttgttcgaatgtcatcgatgttccctccggtgtgcctcagggcagccatctcggtcctattctgtttttgatctttataaacgatgtttccacaactataaaatattctaaaattttcatgtatgccgacgacgtaaaactttttaagtcatacgcgtcggttgaagaacgttctgcactccaggcggatttaaatcgtttagttacttggtgtaatgcgaaatttatgcctctcaacatagaaaaatgtaaatacatgtgtttttctcgtgggaacatacagccagtttcctacacaattaatggccaaactctggaaagcgttgatgtttttgtcgacttgggagttacaatgaattgcaaacttagtttcaaccctcatattaatgccacagtcaataaagcgagaggagttttagcatttgtgaaaagatgggcaaaggagtttagtgatccttacgttacaaaaaccctttttacatcattggttaggccgatattagaatatggatcttatcaagttcatgtggatagactaaaatcaattcaaaaacagttcttacttttcgccttgagaaatcttcaatgggaccctccgtataatcttcctccttacactaatcgattaaaactaatatatcttcctacccttgcaagtcgtagagaaatgctaggtgtactatttatggctagacttttaaatggatcgatttcaagcctatttcttttgaacgaagtaaacttgaatgttccatgccgagtttcaaggcattataaacctataattcttaaacaatgcagaagcaatttccaactacacgaaccttttctatgtttgtgtgaagattataactctcactcgagaataattaatgtttcggactcgctctttgccataaaaaagacggttctatattctcttaataattaaaaaattatatttaaacttttagtctattgtattttgtgaatctatatttctcagctgatgactttctctgtagctgagcggttttagatctcggcgcttaagaagccactgcctctcaaggactcgataacaaaaaaattataaataacacataaatgagaattaggatacaaaaaaaaaacaaaagtatgtatgaattaaaaaaacaaaacaaaaccaggattagcctggtttcatcgggccccttgagggcagtgcgctgccacaacgtccgagtcatgtcatctcaattggaagaacagaagacatatatgtcatctcaactggaagcgccagaggcacgtatatctggaatgtcgacaaaaatttcggaacaggtatcatcgcagctctttgcgaaactggaagagcaggatgcaaaaattttataactcgaggacaaaattgatgccgagatagaagcgttgaaagcccttatgcaacagttacaactaaatcgcccaactGTTctagcgagcaatccgaaggtaaaaactccatcttttgacggctctgttcctttcgaggtattcaagcttcaatttgagaacacgtcagcagtgaacagctggaatgctgaagataaagtggctgctctattcgtagcattgaaggggccagcagccgaaatcctacagacaatTCCCGAAAGAGAGCGggacaactatgaagcattgatggccgctgtcgagagacgttatgggagcgagcatagaaaacagatatacaaaattgagttgcaaaaccgttaccaaaaagcaaatgagacattacaggagtttgcttggGCGGTCGTAAACGCAAAACGGGAAGAGATAAGcaacagcgtgccagatgtaaaaatcgagaactgttgaatgtcctgtaatatctgtctcgcaaattggaagaaaatcgggtagtcttaacgtcagaggaaatgtggatggcaaagaacgtgtactgactgtcgatacgggcgcatctcattccttgatccgatctgatttggtgaacaggagagtaaagccattacctggagcaagattgcgtacgattactggcgagtataaccaagtccagggagaagtggtatgtgaggtattaattggaaaggtcatggttctacacaaatttattgtggcggagattgttgatgaagtcatattgggagtggacttcttagttgaccatgacatcaggatcgatatgcggagaaaaattatgcgctataagaaccaggatataccacttaactttagtttggagaaagggttcggcagtaatcgggtactgatggagaagactcgacaaagaccacgaaattcaaaggtaaaggttgatggaacaaatgggccaaacaaatcaaaaccgacgGTACCTGTGAGAGAGACAGTGGCATTGAAAAGCCccaacggacgtactaaaacgaaggaaagaattgcagaaagaatgcaagggtggtttcaagccagggcacactactgttgtgaagcgtcggagcgatcctgattatgcaaagcaaatccgtccagcgcaagctctacgaagtagttcattggccaaacaacagagtgtgatggaacggcccagggtaatgagtagtaagatgaaacactggcatgacaagaactttaattcggaaggtttcttggcgggagatttggtactgttatacaaccctcaccggcggaaaggtgtgccatccaaatttcggtgcagttgggaaggcccgtacaaagttgtcaagaagatcagtgacaccatctaccgcatacaaaccattgggaacccactaagagtggtacatttggagatgctagcagcgtttagatcgaaaaatttgtctgatcgggacgatcagacttaggtggagggcagtgttacgaatattagcaacacttattgccatctctaagccgatgctaaacagtgatttgtatgcacatcattatgtctacacatatgtccatacgagcagcggagaagcaacgcacaaacacatgcacatattttatctaaggtgctcacaagagagggaaataatttgtgcaagtattactcaaatgagaagttataaacgtagttgtggctggtgattttgtagctgataactaacaagtaagttctggaatggaaaagcctagaagtacgcaacgagaaatcaaagagtataaaaggagcgacagtagaggcgcaaaAAGTCAGCTTCAttgaagctatcaatcagtttcgattaagctcgctatctgtcgggcaatagtagagttatttattgtgaagaacttgaataaaggccattttgcattactaaatattggagttatttattcaacagtttagtgattcgaacttagcagaaggttgcaaataagaggatttgcagtaaattcgttacaatacaaacaGATagaaaacatgtaaggaagtttaagttttggcgaaaccgaacattatacagCTATGTTACCACCGCTAAAGAGCGaccggtatactcaccgttttcagcggcaccgctttgttggaaactacgaacgGTTACGgcagtaatttaaatttaacttttacccAATATAGGACaggacaaagtctgccgggtacgCTAGCTTACTATAAAATTTAGCAAAGTAAACATCCAATAGCTTTGAGCCAGACTCATGAAACAAAAAGTAGAGCAACTCAGAGCAACAAAGTTtgtcattaaataaaatttataccaTGTACTTCAGTTTAAAATAATGTATTGTTTTTTTCTTCAAACCCGTAGAGcgaatgtttatttaaaaaaaatttcatattgaatTTTATACGTAATATCACCAACCGTAAAACATACAAATTCTAAAATAACAAAATGTTCGCGTCCGGcagtaaaacaaaaaatataatcgTCCGCACATCGATTACCCATAGGCAATTGCCGCaaccaaccacaacaacaacaaccaagtcACAACGTTCTGCACGTCGTGTTGGCTCAACTGGTGGCGAAATAACAAGAATCGGTGGCGATGGCGGCATTGGCTCCCTAAATGGACATCGGTTTTCACCACAAATGAAATCGAAATTTACCGAACGTAAGGTTACACCTGTTCTAACACGTAGCCAAGTACAATCATCAAGTACCAATACCAACTCTTCCCTGATTGGAATGGCCCCCAGTCATGGCGATGGACGAAAGACAATGCGCGGCATACCAAGTAACACAGCGGCACGTGCAAATGCACGGCAAATGCAGAAACTAGAAGCAGTAGCAGCGGTTTCTAAATTAATTGAAAGTCCAAACAAGCAAACAGAGCATTTTGAGCAAATAAATTGTGTAGAGACTGGCGTACAGACCAATGAATCCGAAATACTTAATCACGATTTAATTGTTGGCGATATTAAGTTGCTTCCTGCTACGGCAAGCGTTTTAGCTGAGATTGAGCGCCAACACAATGAAGTTCGCAAAAGCCAATTGCTTAAGGTACAGCGTAAATTTGAAGTTCATTCCGCGAAGCAGGAAGAGCACTTAACCGATTTGAAGGAGTTCCTTGAACAGTCGGTAATAACAAGGCGTGCACGTAAACCAAAGTTGACAATCGAACTTGACAGAAAGTGAGTAGTTTTTTTCTATTGAATAAATGGGGTGCTCACAGTCCCGTCTTATTTatacgaatcgtaacacacgatacgggcccaggaGGAGTTAAAAACATGCGTAGGAAATTCAAGGGATTAAAATATTCCCTAAAGatgtttcaaaaaatgtttaaacctATGGTGGGCTGTAAAAAAAAGGATACAATTTCTAACCGTGTGGAGTAAAACATtggctttatagcttcaaagcttccgcaacccaatggTCAACCCCACCTACGCGAGGGAcattctgttacaaatatgaatgtatcatacacatgtttagcaggATTCCTCATGGAACTACGGGGTGGGGGTAGGGGGCGTTTTTgtttagaaggtttaatgtggtcatattaatcgtgcCCGAGACAGTCGGGCTATTACCTAACGGCGCTTTGTTACCGGaaggtaccggatctatatccggcaaagaaccatcaacatcgataacactccccgaaacctTCGACGTTTGTTGTTAGCCGAATGTCGAGTTGAACCTGTTCGGAACTTCCCGTTCGGACGTTCAGATTTTGTTTCTACTAATCTCTGAATTATAAATACAATAATAAGTGGCATGTTAATATTTTATTGTTAATGTGCAAAATTATATCGAAAATCGCATTGgtttttgcaaaattaattttttaacttCACCACTCAGATATGATAAAGTCTGCTTCAAATAATGTTTTAAAGAAAATCAGATTAAATTTTCTAAAAAGCGTTCGGACGTTGAAACTTTTGACACCTTTACAATCTTGACTGCTATTGCTTCTcgaatcaaaaaattaaaagataataattatgCCCTAAGATGATTTTAGGTTAGAAATTTGGAAAATTCAAGCCTACATATGAGCAACGGTTTAACGTTTCCAAATTTTCAACCTAAAAGCATCTTAgggcaatttctttttatagaaaCATTGGCAGTCAAGATTATAGTGTCAAAAGTTGGAACGAGCAAAGAAAATAAACTAGtgtttatacatatgtaggtaaagGACTTATTTTTTTAAACTTGTGTTTAAATTCACTCAATGGGGTACGGATATACAAGGGAAAGACTAAAAGGGGTCACTTCCGTACCTATATAACAAAAGCGTGCTATAGTTTTCGGTTTAACATTAAACTGTATAAACTTATGGCGTTCGCTTTTCTGGACAATATGTAACTCTAATGTTACTTTAATTGAGATTTTAGATTAAGAAGACGTATTTATATTAGAATTCTTGGTTTAACGATTTAGTGTGCTTGGCGGTTAGCGGACTACTCACTCAACTGTCGACCTTCCACTGGATCgcatttttcttttcttaaaagAGCATATccttagcttaattcacaaaggccatAACCAACAAGTTTAAAGTATTGAAGGACTTATTTTTAAAAgacttattttttttaacttgtgTTTAAATTCACTCTATGGGGTACGGAAATACAAGGGAAAGACTAAAAGGGGTCACTTCCGTACCTATATAGCAAAAGCGTGCTATAGTGTTCGGTTTCACATTAAACTGTACAAACTTATGGCGTTCTCTTTTCTGGACAAAATGTGACTCTAATGTTACTTTAATTGAGATTTTAGATTAAGAAGACGTATTTATATTAGAATTCTTGGTTTAACGATTTAGTGATTGGCGGTTAGCGGACTACTCACTCAACTGACGACCTTCCACTGGACCGCATTTTTCTGTTCTTAAAAGAGCATATCCTTAGCTTAATTTACAAAGGCCATAACCAACAAGTTTAAAGTATTGAAggagtagcaaaaaaaaaaaacattttttttcacattcactACATGCAAAAATTGCTTTTAAGAAGTGGCGTTACTCCCTAGTTATTGGTTCTAACACTTTAAAGTTtggtatttta from Eurosta solidaginis isolate ZX-2024a chromosome 3, ASM4086904v1, whole genome shotgun sequence includes these protein-coding regions:
- the LOC137246170 gene encoding uncharacterized protein; the protein is MFASGSKTKNIIVRTSITHRQLPQPTTTTTTKSQRSARRVGSTGGEITRIGGDGGIGSLNGHRFSPQMKSKFTERKVTPVLTRSQVQSSSTNTNSSLIGMAPSHGDGRKTMRGIPSNTAARANARQMQKLEAVAAVSKLIESPNKQTEHFEQINCVETGVQTNESEILNHDLIVGDIKLLPATASVLAEIERQHNEVRKSQLLKVQRKFEVHSAKQEEHLTDLKEFLEQSVITRRARKPKLTIELDRKLISSMDEILNKGVQKTESITDIKGRIKKKEQELLTLFDTVENLQI